AATCTTTGATTTCCCATGAATTAGGTTtccttccgcccccccccccccgcccaaggTATAAAGTTGCTGTCAGTTCTGTATTTCACTTCTTTGATGCCACTCGCTGTCATGGCATCTGCGAACCTCTCAGGAGAAAACAAAGAACTAGGTGTGCCAGGTATTAGCTATGTCATTACATAATATCGGGCATACTGCAGTTCACCTTCTCTAGCACAAGGAACGTGTGGAGTGTAAATTTTTGTTTCTTGGGACATTTTTAATGTTCCTGTGCTTCTCTTTTCTTATAGTGGAGAAATCACGGATGAAAAGAAGGACTTCTTGTTTACAAAGAGGGACATGAGATTTACAGTAGTCTTTAGCTGCTGTTGGCATTTTTTTCATAGCTTGGCTTCAGTCCCTTGGAAATTGTGCAGGGCTCCCTGGGCAGATGGTTCTCCTGCACAGTCTTGTTAGTTCATCCTTATCCTGGTTCTTGGGCAGTTGCTTAGGTGTTCTGCGCTGTGGCTTTTGGGTACCTTGAATATAAGGATCAGGAGCGGAAACTGAAGTGGGAGCTGATGCGGATGACAGGCTTGTGCTTGCAAAACTGTGTTTCACTGGAAAAATAGTACTGATATACTCTGCATTGATTGCAATTTCTCGGTCTCTTACAGCTTAATGTGTAGATATTTTACAATAATTCTAGTCTGGCTGAAAAGTAACAATAAGGGATATAATTGAGGCAGGCCATCATCAGGGATGGGAAAGAGCTGACAGCCAGTTAGAGATGTAGAAACTACCTCCTGTGAACAGAATTTTAGTAAAAAATTTAGGAGCCCTCCTGTACCGAGTAGACCAATGGTAAGAAAGTGCTCTCTTgacaaaataaagcagaagtaTAAAGTGGAAGAGTAACTGTAAATCTCTAGGGGGAAAATCCTGTCTCTGGGTGATGTTGTATAGAAATCATGTTCAGTATTAATTGAAGCAATTTGTGCTATCAGTCGCCATGGCTAATGGTTGAggttaaaaataagttttaatgTGAATGCAAGTAGGCATCTATTTGCTTCTAATGCTGTCAAGATCCATGTTAAAAGCTCTTTTGTACAGCAGTTCTTCTTTGGGTCATAAGCCTCCTTCTCTATCGACAAACTGTTAGGAGCTCTGCAAATAATCTCTGTTCCCTACTAAGAGGTGTTATCTTGCCAGTTGAGTTCTCCTTGCCACTTGGGAAACAGTGGCTAACAACATCTAGCGTGTTGTTTTGCATATTGAAGATGTCTGGCACATTAGCAAACTGAATATGACCATCAGTTACTTGGCAGGCTTTTCGTTTGGTTAGTTTGAAGGACTGGTCATTTTGTCTGGCAGACTTTTTACGCCTCTTTTTTGGTAAAAACAAACTCACCTGATTTGATACCACTGCACAAATTCATGATGCTGTTTTTGAATGATAATTGACTCCTACTGATGATAtgaactgctgcctctgctctttGTTAGTACAGTGCTGTAATCCTTCTTTCTTCTACTTAGCGCAGCTGTACTACTGTGGCATTCTCTTGGCTTTGCCAGTTTCCTAGTGTGGTTGCTGGATTTTCCACCTGAATAACTGTTGCTGCATTTCTTTGTGTCAGTGAAACGAGTGGTGAGAAGATATGTATGTCTTCTAATTCTGTCAGGATGTGATGCTGACTGTACTGGAAGTTTGGTATATCTTATAATCTTAATCGTGCCAACTTCTCATTTGTTTTAGCTGTTTGAGGTTTTGAAGCTCAAGCAGAAGTTTCTGGCAGTGCTATTTATATTCAATCTAAAATATGCTGGCCTCTTACCAATATCCTTGATTTTTCCCTGTACCCTGGACTACTGCATAATCTTGTTAGTGGAGGGAGAAATCTTATAACTGTTGTGATTTTACAGATTGCTGGAGGTCTGATCTGTGCAGCACCATGGACTCATCAGAAGAGACTGGAGGCTCATCCACAGAAGAGAACTACTTTGTGAACTACACCTTCACTGATCGCTCCCACTCAGGCCGTGTAGCTCAGGGCATTATGAAATTGTGCTTGGAGGATGAGCTGTTTGCTGATGTTACAATATCAGTGGAAGGCAAAGAATTCCAGCTGCACCGTTTGGTCCTCTCGGCTCAGAGCTGCTTCTTTCGTTCCATGTTCACTTCCAACTTAAAGGAGGCCCACAACCGGGTGATTGAGCTGCAGGATGTTAGCGAGAGtgtctttcagctccttgtgGACTACATTTACCATGGGACTGTAAAGCTGAGGGCAGAGGAGCTGCAGGAAACCTATGAAGTGGCAGACATGTACCAGTTGACTGCCCTTTTTGAAGAATGCTCCCGTTTTCTGGCCCGAACGGTGCAGGTTAGGAACTGTCTGCAGGTCATGTGGTTGGCAGATCAACACAGTGACATGGAGCTCTACACAGCTGCCAAACACTGTGCCAAGTCACATTTGTCTCAGCTTCAAGACACAGAGGAGTTTCTACACCTACCTCTCCGCCTATTGACAGATATCCTTACAGGTAAGGAGTTTTTGAGACTAGCTAGAATGTGAATGTGGAAGGAGACTTGAGACTGCAGTGAGAGAGTGTGGCAGGGACTGAATAACCAAGACAGATGGAAAGATACAAGCTTTCAAATCACTGTCTGTTCAGAGACTTAGCTAAGCAAAGCAAAACACTGAGCATAATTTCATCAGAGAAAACTGTTAACCATCCCTGGTCATAAAGCGATTAAGCTATAAAGCAGAGTTCTAGGAAGAAAAGATTTGAAAGGGACATAGAGGATGCCGGTAATTCCCAGCAGTTCCTGAGGCAACAGGTAAGCAGCATGCGATCTTGCGTGTTTCTGTGAGAACAAGGAATCCATGATTACAGATTTCTTAAACACAGTTTATTAATCTTCAACAATTTGTTGActttttgtttgcattaaaagTGAAAAGAAGAAGCCTCATCAAAAAATtaatgaaagtctttttttttattcttaatcaTTTAACATAGTAATGCAACAACTCAACAAGCTGTATTTCTGGACTTCTGTTAGTGTTATTACCAATTGTATCTAATCATTAGGATTATTTAGGCTAGGCACTCAGCTGACTCAACTAGAAGTATTGTAAAATCTTAAGTAATACAGTAATTACCCTTCTTGTAAAGGTAATAGCCTTCTACAGGAATGGTTGCAATGAGTCAGTGTTGTGAAGGACCTGTCAACCCATCAACAGCTTAGTCCAATTTCCACCAATCCCTACAGATTCTGTGCTGCCCTAGTAGCCTACAGCCAGGGCTTTAAAACCTGTCCATGATGCTGCAGTACAGTTCCATTTTTGTGGGTTTATGTATCATTCCTAGAGAAAGCAAGAGTATAGAAGAAGCCTATACATTCAGATATGCTGGATTTGGGAGCCCAGAGCAGTCTCCTTTGTtgttataattaaaaaataacaaaaccaaaaacttctGTAAACGGGTAAATCACTACACTTTGTGTCACATATGGTTTATTTGCCGTTATACCAGTAAATCTACCATGACTGGCTTTTGGGGAATATTGGCAAATCTGTCCTTGAGACTTAAAATAGCCTTTAAAGTTGATGCTATGTCAGTCTTTACAGATATTGCAGTGTCGTATTTGCTTTGCATCTAAAGAAAGTCACAGTCAAAAACCTATTGAGAGTATGTACTGATACCTCAAAAAAAACCATGATAAAACTAGAGGAATTTTGATAACAGTTCCTAGTTTTGTAAACCTAAAAAATTCGAAGTTgtgtcttcattaaaaaaaaagatcctaaAATGACAGTTGAAAATAAAGCTATAGTGGCCAGTCGCCCTTAACTCTTCCCATTGGTGATGCTATGCAATAACCATTGTTTTAAGATGATAACCTTTAGTGTATGCAGTCTTAAATTAAACTAATCGcttaagaaattttttttccatgcatcaTCTATTTCCTTATTTAGGTATGGAATAGAATCATTTTTTCTCTTGCAGTTCCTGTATGTTGATTTAGTTAATGGATAATTAAAGAGAGGAAGCTATTAGTAGCAAGgattaaaataaatttcatgaAGATACTTATTTATAAAGCTTACCTTTTGTTGTGATCTAGGACCGATTtcaaaatcaaagcttttctatTTGCCCACTTTGGCCTGGCTACTATATCCAGTGAACAGTTTACAGAAATCCCTTTTACTAATAAGCAAGCTCAAAATACtgcctttcttcccccttcttcctgtATAGAGAAAAATGTTGGAATTTGGCTGATGACTTCCGCATCATTGAGCTTGGACCTTTTTGAGAGAGCAGATTACAAAATCGGAGAACCTTCATAGGGAAGTCTCTGAATGAATACAGGTGTAAATGCTAATGTTATGGCAGCTAGCTGGCTTTTAGACTAGAAACAAATATCTAAAAACTTTTGGTAATATACTGATGATGATGCAATAGCTTATGGCATAACCAAAACTTCCAGTTATGTCTGGAAGCAAACGGAAATCTGATGCACTCTGTTAACTGTAGAATGCTTCCTATTATCATGCTGCTATGGAAAGCTACAGTAGCTCACCACAGTACATGAGATTTCCAAATGCTGACAGGATAGCAGCAAGAGCAAATATTCAGCCTTGAGGGTCAACTGTCTGAAACAGTGCATGGGGAAGAAAAATTTTTGCAAATCACCTATGCTAGATTAACTTGCAGAAGCAGTTAGTGATCCAAGAAATGCAGCTGTTGCAATTCTCAAATAAGAGAATCTTTTCGCTTAAATGAGAGAGTATTTTTCATCCTCTCAAAGCATATAAAGTCTCTTTCCTGCCCTCTTTCTCTCTGACATAGGTTCCTTTGTTGAAATTcatccaaaatatttaaaatctggcAGCTCTGTCTTCTGATATTTAACCAGGCAAATTTGATGTAGATACCTGGCTGAGCAGTGCTGATCATGTCTGCCAAAATCTATAAACCCCTGTCTCTTTTCTTCCACTCTAAAGGTAGGGTTTGTGGCTGGATGGCGAGGAGTTGGAGAAATGGAGGGTCATGGGTGCGTATATCTTTGATTTTTGTGTAGATCTGATAAATTCCTTTCTGTCCCTGAACCACAGATGGCGTCCCATGTTCTCAGAATCCAACGGTTGCCATAGAAACCTGGATCAACTTCAACAAGGAAGAGCGAGCAGGCTTTTCGGAGACGCTGCGGTCGAGTCTGAAGGTATTAAAAGGCCTTCTGTTCTGGGGTTGGTGTACTACTTCTGGTTTTGCACTTCCCCAGGAAAGGGTCTTCTACTCACAGGTGTGACTTGAAAGGTGCAAAACATGAATTGCCATTGCAATTCATGGTGCTTGGGTGAGGAATACTTTGTCATAAATAGAAACCCCACCGACAGCTTCTTCAACTTCACGCTGCTATTGCCAGCAATTAGGGCCATGCCATAAGTAGTTCATTTCACCAGACACCCAGTTACTGAAGAGCCCATTCAGAAATCTTACAGTTTGGCATTCCCCTCATAATAGCTCTACTTGCTCAGTGATGTGACCAGCCTTTAATTAAACTGCAGACAGTAGGATTCAAATGAACAATGTTGCTCACTGCTAGATCAGAGATGAGGGGTGGCTTGAAAAGGCTTTGAGACTCTGAATCCTGAGTGCTCTAGGATGGCAGGTGTTGGGAGCAGGTCACACACCACCGGCTCCTGGGTGGGTCCTAAAACACTGAAAGATTCAGTCTTAGACAGGAGTGATGTTTGTGTAAACATGCCTGAGTTCTGCTGAAGCTGACACACTCCTCCTTTCTCTCAGGTGATTGGAGAAAATGTTCACATCTACCTGATTGGGAAGGAGTCATCGCGTACGCATTCGCTAGCTGTCTCTCTGCATTGTGCCGATGATGACTCCATAAGTGTGAGTGGCCAGAACAGCCTGTGTCACCAGATCACTGCAGCCTGCAAGCATGGTAGCGACCTATACGTTGTCGGTGGCTCCATTCCACGACGCATGTGGAAATGCAACAACGCAACTATAGACTGGGAATGGTGTGCCCCTCTGCCCCGTGACCGGCTCCAACATACCCTTGTCTCCGTGCCAAGCAAGGATGCTATATATTCACTGGGGGGGAAAACTCTGCAGGACACTCTCTCTAATGCTGTCATATATTACAGAGTACGAGACAATGTATGGACAGAGACCAGCCAGTTGGAAGTGGCCGTATCTGGGGCTGCAGGTGTAAACCTTAACGGTGTCATTTACctgctgggaggggaagagaacgACTTGGACTTCTTCACCAAGCCCTCTCGGCTTATTCAGTGTTATGATACCAACACAGAGAAATGCCACGTGAAGCCATACGTACTGCCTTTTGCGGGCCGCATGCATGCTGCTGTACACAAAGATGTGGTGTTCATTGTAGCTGAGGGGGATTCACTGCTATGCTACAATCCCTTACTGGATAGCTTCACCCGACTATGCTTGCCAGATGCCTGGAGCTCAGTACCATCCCTCTGGAAAATCGCCAGCTGCAATGGCAGCATCTATGTCTTTCGAGACCGCTATAAAAAGGGTGATGCAAATACTTTTAAACTTAACCCAGCCACCTCTGTTGTAACAGTCACAAGTGGCATCAAAGTGCTGCTCACTAACCTGCAGTTTGTCCTGGCCTAGGAGGGAAAAACAGGCCCAGTGGTAGAAAGGGCAGCAAAGATGTTCTGCAGTGCACCTCAGAGGCACCCAGCATCCTCAGCACCAGTTCCAATTACTACAAGCTCACAACATCCAGTAAACAGCCCATCCTCTATACCCGTGCAGAGGAAGTACCAGCCGTCTGGCTGTGGGCCTATTCTCTTACATAGCACTATTAAATTTGAACTGCTACATCTTAGGTTTCAGGTGGACTAAACACTACTACTGTGATCCCTTGATAATAAGCTGCTTGTGTTTGAGGCCAAAACTCCAGCAAGTGGCTTTTTTAGCCTGGAACCATCCACCAATAACAAATCCTATAGCATATGGACAACCTCCTTCTTGGCCCAGACTGCTAGTTTTAACTGTCCAGGAGACTGCATTGCTGCCGTTGCCAGTCATGGAGAGTAGATGTGCTGTGTCTGTCCTCCAGGGAAGTCCCCATTTAAACATTCCTGTGTCCCTGTAGCAGCAGGAGGGACTGGCAGAAATATTTACAGTGGACAGATTCCAGAGCTGAGCCCAAACCTTGAGTGGGTTGTGTGCTTCAGCACTTCTCCTAGAGGAGCGGTAACAAACTGGGAACCTGCTTTCCGCTGTACTGTCACCTAGCATAAAGAGGGAGATGATTCTTAAGAGCATTGGCTTTCTTGTCTGTACAGGGAATCCCAACTTGTAATCATAACGTAGTGTTGGTGAAAGATGGAATTAAGTCCACTTCCTCCTACCCCTCTCTGGTACTGTAACCCTTTGGGTGAGAAAGTGAATAAAGTCTCTGCTGAGACacggttttcttttcctttgctgcaaATACTACAGAGCATTATGTGGATGGCAGTTTGGCTCTGCACTGATGTTGTGTGTGGGAGAAAACTATGGGGCTTTAAAAGAACTAAGAGCCTAGCCATAAGGAGAGAAGCATTAATGAAACAGCCCAAGCTCCCCTTCAAAGTAGTGTATTGTAAAAACTTCTTTATTGATTGTCGAGAAATACAACACTTGAGCCTTCATTAGTTCATTAAGATCCAAGTTTTTTTGAAAAGGAGCTGAGACACTGAGATTTTTATGGTTCTTACTGACACTTTTCAATTGTCCCAGCAATGATGTTCCTGTGAAACGCCTCCAGGACCTTGACCTGTTTGTGCCGAATGAGGATGTGGGGACGGATCTTGGCAATAGCCTCTATGGCTTCCTGAGGGCTCCAGTGATGCAGCTGAAAAGGCAGAAACACTGCATGTGAAAATCTGTTCTATCCTTGTACAGGTTAATGGAGCCTTCAGGGAGGCTACAGACAACGTAAGAGTTCAGATAGAAAACTTGCTCCTTTTGTCCCTCTCAATTAATTCCTCTTCCTCTCAGAGGGGCCTGAAAGTCAATGCAAGTTCATGAAGTGAGTCCCTcagttaaagaaaaacatttgatgTCTGTGAcctccattttctctctctcatgcttCTGTGATGTAAGTAGTTTCTGTCCTAGTCCCACCAGACTGGAGGAAAAgggcttgtttcttttcttttcttttttttttttaagtctctatTAGTACTCCCCTTGCTCCAGCACTTTTGTGCATTACTACGGAAAGATTTTCCAGGAAGTGTTTAAGAACTCCAACAGAAGGATCCACGGTGGGATTTTGTTTTCAGAGCTAGCTTACACAGTTGGATCTGCAGAGGAACTCAGAAAACCAAAGTTACTTCTCATGATCCCGAATTATGTTTTTAGAGGTGCTCACCACTTCGGGTAAATAGGGAAAAAgtctgaacaaaagaaaaaaggaaatttagcTGCTCAGTTAGTAAATTTACCCTCATGTGAGTGACTTGTTATTCCCAACTCAATCTGTTCCTCCCTAAAAAGGATTATGAACAGCAGAGTCATTCAAAACCTGATCAGAACATGCTGTATTAGTGGCCCAGTAAACTGAACAGCTTCTTGAAGTCTGACTAATCTGCCAGAACCAGCAACAGATACTATGAGACTGCATGTTTCAAAGCTTCCTGTCAACAGCAATTTCTGTCCCATAACATCAAACCTCTTTGCCAGTGTCTGTGCTAGTAACTGAGCTGTCAGAGGCAGACTGTGCATAAGAATGAAAAGACTACTTACAGTGGTGGCTCCTTTGCAACTTCACTATCTCACTGCCAGGAAGCATTAACTGGTCAGTAACGTAAGGGCAAATGAACAAAGTGTGCAAAGATAAGCTACATTATCAAAGGAAGCTCAGACTGCTGTTCAGCAAATACAAGTGTCACTTGTTCCTTTACCTTGTATTTGCCATCTTTTACAAGACAGCAACATACATGTGGGGCCTAGCTACCTACCTCTCTTCAAATGGGTCTCCAGTCCAAACTCAGTAAAATCATGGACTATTTATGCAATTGTACGCGCTTAGGTTTCTTGAACAGAATCAAGTTGTAGAGGGCCATCTCTGAACACTTTATTTGCCCAGAGTGTATGAACATAAACCCCACTTAGTACAGAACCTTTCTTACTTGAATTAAATATGCTGCCACCATGGTGGCACTGCGGGAGCGTCCTGCCTTGCAGTGCACATAAACACTGTTACCACATTCTCGGTGTTTCAGTATGAATTCAACACCCTTGTGGAGGTTTTGCAAGGTGGGAACTCCAGTTAGATCCACGGTGCTGAGACGCAGTTGCTGTACTCCCATTGCCTCCCATTCCTGAAATAAGCATGGTAGATTCAATTAGCCAAcagttgtgggggtttttttcctagAAAGAAAAACCTGACCCCTGTGAAAACATTTGGGAAATATAGCAAAGTTGTAAGCAGATTTTGCAATGTTAATCCTTTAAATCACATACAACACAGAAAGCTTTAGTGCTGGTtatcagaaaggagaaaaagagaactgAAGGAAAGCTGATAAGATGTGGTTCAGCTAAAGGAAAGGAGGCGAGATGGGTTctcagcctgaaaaaaaaaaatctcatattttCACAGCAACACATGTACAATTAACGCTCCCCTTATCGCCGCCATTGTAGCCCTAATCTTATTCTTGCATCCTCACCTTTTACCGTTTTGTCCCAGTTTTAAAACTTGGCCTAAGCCTGAGGAGGCCAAGTCCCTATTTACTGTTAGCAGCCCCAGTACTTGCTGCCGGGATCCCGGTGGGGAGCAGCTTGCCTGCACGCCGCAGCGCCCGATCCTCACCTACCCCGGGaggagccgggagccggcggcggcgggggcagagccgggccgggcggcgggcgcggccccccccgcggccccgggccaGTCGCTAGGcgccggcgcggcgggccgggccaggcTCACCTGAGCGGAGCAGCAGAGGAAGCGGGTCTCGTACTCCTCGTTGAGGGTGAGCACGGCGCGCACCTTCTCCTCCGCCACCAGCTGCGGGCACAAGCACCGTCAGCGCTGCGGCGCGGCCCgtcgcggcccggccgccgcgccccgccttACCCTGCGGCTGCGCCCCCGCAGCGGCAGCGCCCCCAGCAGCACGGCGCCGTCAATGCGGTGGAACCAGGGCCGGTGGGAGCCGGGCAGCCGCGCCCGCACCGCCGTGTACAGCAGCGTCGGGTAGAAgagcagccgcgccgcgccgccgcgcagcgccgccgccgcccccatcgcaggccgcaccgcgccgcgccgcgaggggcgggcagcgccgcgggcgaGCGCACCGCGCGGGAGGGGCCGCGGGAAgcgcgcgggcgcggggggcggggccgccccggagcagcgcggcggcggcggccgggcgcgggcggcgagggaggagcgcggcggcccggcccctgccctcGGGCCGCCGTGGACTCTCCCGGAAGCGCCGCCATCTTGCGGAGCCGGCCTGAGGCGGCGCAGGGAGCCGAGCGGGCGCGGGCGGATCCGCAGGGCAGGTGAGGGCGGCGGCCGCCAGGAGGAGCTCGGACGGGACGGgcagggacgggacgggacggcgcGGAGCGGAGGCCGTGGGCAGCGCGACCCGCCTGGCGCAGGTAACGGATCTCCTGCGCTCCTCGCGCCCGGCCGgcaggccgccccgcgccgtgccgcggcggGACCCtgcgggcggccgcggagccccgcccgcctctccccgccgcgccgccggggctggggcaggggcccgcggggggccccgcgccgccgaccGGGGGGAGGCGGCCGCCCAGCTGGCGGCCCCGAATCGAGGGCCGCCCGTTGCCGCTGGGGATCCGGGCGCTGACAGCGCCGCGGGCGCCGCCAGGCCCCGgtcgcagggcggcggcggcggggggcgctgcGGGTGCGAGCGCGGCCCGCGGTGGTGTCGCCAGCGGGCGCGGGGAGCCCAGcagcccccgggggcggcggccggggtgGTCGCGGGGATGCGGCCGAGTGCCGCCGGGTGGCACCCCGGGGACAGGGGACCCCGAAGATGCGGCCCTGCGGCCCTGGGGCGTGCGGAGGGATAGAGGCGAGTCAGGGGTGGGAGAAGCGAAAGGCGGGGGCTCGACTTCACCACAAGGTAAGAATTTGCAGTCTCAGGCGTAAGGAGGAGTGGCAAACGCCACTGGGATGAAGTGGGAAGAAAAATAAGTCAATATAAAAAAGAGGAGAGGCTGCACATCAAATTAATGATAAATGCATAAAGAAGAAATAAGAATTAACAGCATGAGATTTTTTTGTAGGAAAATTGCTGAATAGGAAGTTCAGAGGCAGTATTAACTGGGGAACCTTCCCTCTTTTAAATTCTTGAGGACTCGTGGCCCAGACGTTTTCACCTTTAAGGCACAGACATTCTCTTCTGCCAGAAGTTGTCAGGGAACATTTTTCAGATGTTGCAGCTTTCTTGTATTGTATTTCTTCAGTGTGGTCAGTGGGTGTGTTTCACCGGGAGCTCACTTGATGCAGAAAAATATCTGGCTGGGATTTGCATCTTGAAATATGCTTTGCTTCTGGTCTACAAGAGCTAGGACTTTCTGAGTGTCTTGCGAAGTTcatggtatgtgtgtgtgtgtgtgtctgtccgTTCCTCCAGGCTTGACTCTTAAAATTAGTGATCGCAGTAATTGCCAAATTCTATCTTGGAGTCTTTAGTTGTCTTTCCTATTCCTTTTCTATACATGAGTTCATCAGAT
This is a stretch of genomic DNA from Apteryx mantelli isolate bAptMan1 chromosome 4, bAptMan1.hap1, whole genome shotgun sequence. It encodes these proteins:
- the KBTBD4 gene encoding kelch repeat and BTB domain-containing protein 4 isoform X1, encoding MKGGAADCWRSDLCSTMDSSEETGGSSTEENYFVNYTFTDRSHSGRVAQGIMKLCLEDELFADVTISVEGKEFQLHRLVLSAQSCFFRSMFTSNLKEAHNRVIELQDVSESVFQLLVDYIYHGTVKLRAEELQETYEVADMYQLTALFEECSRFLARTVQVRNCLQVMWLADQHSDMELYTAAKHCAKSHLSQLQDTEEFLHLPLRLLTDILTDGVPCSQNPTVAIETWINFNKEERAGFSETLRSSLKVIGENVHIYLIGKESSRTHSLAVSLHCADDDSISVSGQNSLCHQITAACKHGSDLYVVGGSIPRRMWKCNNATIDWEWCAPLPRDRLQHTLVSVPSKDAIYSLGGKTLQDTLSNAVIYYRVRDNVWTETSQLEVAVSGAAGVNLNGVIYLLGGEENDLDFFTKPSRLIQCYDTNTEKCHVKPYVLPFAGRMHAAVHKDVVFIVAEGDSLLCYNPLLDSFTRLCLPDAWSSVPSLWKIASCNGSIYVFRDRYKKGDANTFKLNPATSVVTVTSGIKVLLTNLQFVLA
- the KBTBD4 gene encoding kelch repeat and BTB domain-containing protein 4 isoform X2 is translated as MDSSEETGGSSTEENYFVNYTFTDRSHSGRVAQGIMKLCLEDELFADVTISVEGKEFQLHRLVLSAQSCFFRSMFTSNLKEAHNRVIELQDVSESVFQLLVDYIYHGTVKLRAEELQETYEVADMYQLTALFEECSRFLARTVQVRNCLQVMWLADQHSDMELYTAAKHCAKSHLSQLQDTEEFLHLPLRLLTDILTDGVPCSQNPTVAIETWINFNKEERAGFSETLRSSLKVIGENVHIYLIGKESSRTHSLAVSLHCADDDSISVSGQNSLCHQITAACKHGSDLYVVGGSIPRRMWKCNNATIDWEWCAPLPRDRLQHTLVSVPSKDAIYSLGGKTLQDTLSNAVIYYRVRDNVWTETSQLEVAVSGAAGVNLNGVIYLLGGEENDLDFFTKPSRLIQCYDTNTEKCHVKPYVLPFAGRMHAAVHKDVVFIVAEGDSLLCYNPLLDSFTRLCLPDAWSSVPSLWKIASCNGSIYVFRDRYKKGDANTFKLNPATSVVTVTSGIKVLLTNLQFVLA
- the PTPMT1 gene encoding phosphatidylglycerophosphatase and protein-tyrosine phosphatase 1 isoform X1, with product MGAAAALRGGAARLLFYPTLLYTAVRARLPGSHRPWFHRIDGAVLLGALPLRGRSRRLVAEEKVRAVLTLNEEYETRFLCCSAQEWEAMGVQQLRLSTVDLTGVPTLQNLHKGVEFILKHRECGNSVYVHCKAGRSRSATMVAAYLIQLHHWSPQEAIEAIAKIRPHILIRHKQVKVLEAFHRNIIAGTIEKCQ
- the PTPMT1 gene encoding phosphatidylglycerophosphatase and protein-tyrosine phosphatase 1 isoform X2, translated to MGAAAALRGGAARLLFYPTLLYTAVRARLPGSHRPWFHRIDGAVLLGALPLRGRSRRLVAEEKVRAVLTLNEEYETRFLCCSAQEWEAMGVQQLRLSTVDLTGVPTLQNLHKGVEFILKHRECGNSVYVHCKAGRSRSATMVAAYLIQIQLCKLALKTKSHRGSFCWSS
- the PTPMT1 gene encoding phosphatidylglycerophosphatase and protein-tyrosine phosphatase 1 isoform X3, giving the protein MGAAAALRGGAARLLFYPTLLYTAVRARLPGSHRPWFHRIDGAVLLGALPLRGRSRRLVAEEKVRAVLTLNEEYETRFLCCSAQEWEAMGVQQLRLSTVDLTGVPTLQNLHKGVEFILKHRECGNSVYVHCKAGRSRSATMVAAYLIQTFSLFTRSGEHL